A section of the Arcobacter sp. F155 genome encodes:
- the rpsR gene encoding 30S ribosomal protein S18 has product MAERRKYGKKFCKYTEMKIDFIDYKNTDLLKLSMSERGKIMPRRLTGNSKNSQEMVEKAIKRARHMALVPYIVNTQDVTDAAYAK; this is encoded by the coding sequence ATGGCTGAAAGAAGAAAATACGGAAAAAAATTTTGTAAATATACTGAGATGAAAATTGATTTCATTGATTATAAAAACACTGATTTATTAAAACTATCTATGAGTGAGAGAGGTAAGATTATGCCAAGAAGACTTACTGGTAACTCTAAAAACTCTCAAGAAATGGTAGAGAAAGCAATTAAAAGAGCTAGACACATGGCACTAGTTCCATATATTGTAAATACTCAAGATGTTACTGACGCAGCATACGCAAAGTAA
- a CDS encoding single-stranded DNA-binding protein — protein sequence MYNKVVMVGNLTRDIELRYMPNGAALAKGAIATSHRYKTQTGEQKDEVCFLDFNIFGRSAEVANQYLRKGSKVLLEGRLVFEQWTAQDGSNRSKHALRVDSMKMLDSKADSQNMGQDNQVGYNNPQNSYNQPQQNQYNQPQQNAGQNSYGGMNSHAMQKAPEQNIPEIDIDDDEIPF from the coding sequence ATGTATAATAAAGTAGTAATGGTAGGAAATCTTACAAGAGATATTGAGTTAAGATATATGCCTAATGGAGCAGCACTAGCAAAAGGTGCAATTGCTACAAGTCATAGATATAAAACTCAAACTGGTGAACAAAAAGACGAAGTTTGTTTTTTAGATTTTAATATCTTTGGTAGATCTGCAGAAGTTGCTAATCAGTACTTAAGAAAAGGTTCAAAAGTTTTATTAGAAGGTAGATTAGTATTTGAACAGTGGACTGCACAAGATGGTTCTAACAGAAGTAAACATGCTCTAAGAGTAGATAGTATGAAAATGTTAGATTCAAAAGCTGATTCACAAAATATGGGGCAAGATAACCAAGTAGGATACAACAATCCTCAAAATAGTTATAATCAACCACAACAAAATCAATACAATCAACCACAGCAAAATGCTGGGCAAAATAGTTATGGTGGTATGAACAGTCATGCAATGCAAAAAGCACCTGAGCAAAACATACCTGAGATCGATATCGATGACGATGAAATACCATTCTAG
- the holA gene encoding DNA polymerase III subunit delta, translated as MYRNEFDNKLRQNEIFNAYMFYGQSSFLIDYYTNLVADSLGSKDEIEKLYYDDYNFKYAKDKLLQSSLFASNNILIIKIEKKLPKKEVVELIEACSVNPDSKVIFACMGDSDFKAMGGYFTTKLKSVSVRLFSPFANEAVKLIENHARSLNLNYEMSALNHLYFMHRQDLSLCVNDLEKLAILNEKITTDKINAHCFGIGAINFEDFLHNLLSSQDISEELELLLEEGMNEIYLLTQVTSFVQQLFMISSYARVHGAPNAKEILGFVPPKNVWEKKTRLAINIKPEKFLEILTYLLNIELELKSSKIHDSNLYLQSCLRKISVLIR; from the coding sequence ATGTATAGAAACGAATTTGATAATAAGTTAAGACAAAATGAAATCTTCAATGCTTATATGTTTTATGGGCAGTCATCTTTTTTAATAGACTATTACACTAATTTAGTGGCTGATAGTTTAGGTTCTAAAGATGAGATAGAAAAACTATATTATGATGATTATAACTTCAAGTATGCAAAAGATAAACTTCTTCAGTCTTCACTTTTTGCATCAAATAATATACTTATTATCAAAATAGAAAAAAAACTTCCAAAAAAAGAAGTTGTAGAACTAATAGAAGCTTGTAGTGTAAACCCTGATTCTAAAGTTATTTTCGCTTGTATGGGTGATAGTGATTTTAAAGCAATGGGCGGATATTTTACTACAAAACTAAAATCTGTTAGTGTTAGACTTTTCTCACCTTTTGCAAATGAAGCCGTAAAACTTATTGAGAACCATGCAAGAAGTTTAAATTTAAATTATGAGATGTCAGCATTAAATCATCTTTATTTTATGCATAGACAAGATTTATCTTTATGTGTAAATGATTTAGAAAAACTTGCAATTTTAAATGAAAAAATCACAACTGATAAAATAAATGCTCACTGTTTTGGGATTGGAGCAATTAATTTTGAAGATTTTTTACATAATTTACTATCTTCACAAGATATAAGTGAAGAATTAGAGCTATTGCTTGAAGAGGGAATGAATGAGATTTATTTATTAACTCAAGTAACTTCTTTTGTGCAACAACTATTTATGATAAGCTCTTACGCAAGAGTTCATGGGGCACCAAATGCAAAAGAGATATTAGGTTTTGTTCCTCCTAAAAATGTTTGGGAAAAGAAAACAAGATTAGCAATTAATATCAAACCAGAGAAATTCTTAGAAATACTTACTTACCTTTTAAATATTGAGTTAGAATTAAAATCTTCAAAAATTCACGATTCAAATCTATATCTACAATCTTGTCTTAGAAAAATTTCAGTTTTAATTAGATAA
- a CDS encoding DUF2721 domain-containing protein — protein MDIEISTPALLFPAVSLLLLAYTNRFLTTGQLIRALSSQARKGEIGEYKGQIDNLKKRLELTKWMQFFGALSLLMCTISMFCLFLGFYIFGKQIFGLSLISMCLSLGISIWEVYISSNALNLELKDLMEKCN, from the coding sequence ATGGATATTGAAATTTCTACTCCTGCATTACTATTTCCAGCAGTCTCTTTACTACTATTAGCTTATACAAACAGATTTCTTACAACGGGTCAATTAATTAGAGCTTTAAGTTCACAAGCAAGAAAAGGAGAGATTGGGGAATACAAAGGTCAAATTGATAACTTAAAAAAAAGACTTGAATTAACAAAATGGATGCAGTTTTTTGGAGCATTATCACTTTTAATGTGTACTATCTCTATGTTTTGTCTTTTTTTAGGGTTTTATATTTTTGGTAAACAAATTTTTGGATTAAGTCTAATCTCTATGTGTTTATCATTAGGTATTTCTATTTGGGAAGTTTATATCTCATCAAATGCATTAAACCTTGAATTAAAAGATTTAATGGAAAAATGTAACTAA
- a CDS encoding DsrE family protein has product MQTEAKILWTSDNKETVENMVLLYAHNAKLKAWMEEVTVLVWGASQKLIHEDKQIQEKIKKISKDGVKFIACLKCADNLSITSTLESCDINVYYTGELLSQWIKSGDTIITV; this is encoded by the coding sequence ATGCAAACAGAAGCAAAGATTTTATGGACTAGTGATAATAAAGAAACAGTAGAGAACATGGTACTTTTATATGCTCATAATGCAAAACTAAAAGCATGGATGGAAGAAGTGACAGTTTTAGTTTGGGGAGCAAGTCAAAAACTAATCCATGAAGATAAACAAATCCAAGAAAAAATAAAAAAGATATCAAAGGATGGTGTTAAATTTATTGCTTGTTTAAAGTGTGCAGATAACTTAAGTATCACCTCAACACTAGAATCTTGCGATATTAATGTTTATTATACAGGTGAACTTTTAAGTCAATGGATTAAATCAGGAGATACAATTATTACTGTTTAG
- a CDS encoding class I SAM-dependent methyltransferase — MEKQEHWDNIFNTQCEEILGWFEKDFSQTQKYLEKIENLSDKDIFVSGVGTSKIADILASRKGKTVLNDISQEALDILKQRIENKNVEFFHHDISKPFKKECDVWIDRAVLHFLIDEEDIKNYFESLKQSLRKDGLVLFAQYTKGTAKKCANLPLKQYDLEEFQSYLGKSFKLLESETFEFTMPSLNTREFIYALYKKED, encoded by the coding sequence ATGGAAAAACAAGAACACTGGGATAATATTTTTAACACTCAATGTGAGGAAATTTTAGGTTGGTTTGAAAAAGATTTTTCTCAAACACAAAAGTATTTAGAAAAAATTGAAAACTTAAGCGATAAAGATATCTTTGTAAGTGGAGTAGGTACTTCTAAAATAGCAGATATCTTAGCTTCAAGAAAAGGGAAAACAGTTTTAAATGATATAAGCCAAGAAGCTTTAGATATCTTAAAACAAAGAATAGAAAATAAAAATGTAGAGTTTTTTCACCATGATATTTCAAAGCCTTTTAAAAAAGAGTGTGATGTTTGGATAGATAGGGCAGTACTACATTTTTTAATTGATGAGGAAGATATCAAAAACTATTTTGAAAGTTTAAAACAAAGTCTTAGAAAAGATGGTCTTGTTCTTTTTGCCCAATATACAAAAGGTACTGCAAAAAAGTGTGCAAATCTACCTTTAAAACAGTATGATTTAGAAGAGTTTCAATCTTATCTTGGGAAAAGTTTCAAACTATTAGAGTCTGAAACTTTTGAGTTTACTATGCCAAGTTTAAATACAAGAGAGTTTATCTATGCTTTATATAAAAAAGAAGACTAA
- a CDS encoding ribonuclease R family protein translates to MLKKIFTKIEKGINDFSNEELAQLEPFLNEEIIIRKDNNIFEINSKYKIATVKINKNTATLKDLSNEYKDIRIDFENLEGAYDNDLVLAKRVFNPRSRTKAKIIRILEGTRKEVLVYKRDNKFYTIKENIELQIKKELEANENDVLLIDDKKFEIIKNLGNIRDAKIDEQISLHLYNEEFRLQKPLNVEAKMDDTNERVDLTHLAFTTIDPASAKDHDDAIYYDEEGEILYVAIADVSYFVKEGSELDKLAFQKSTSAYLPGKVLPMLPNELSEDMCSLKEGVERYSYVFKIYLDIENKAILKSEVFEAIIKSRRKFSYGRIDRILDGKFDTFTEEEKAIFDTLVSLYEVTKSFRHERLKKGYDFRSVEYRLKLNRQSELEGIDIETSSPSHQLVEECMLLANIEASKKVNSVGIFRIHEEPAFKAISKLVDDVNALGIKAKLQNDVHDTITHIQKKAKHSVIKDEIDELIIHAQTQAKYSSKNLGHFGLGFSSYSHFTSPIRRYSDLVLHRMLKTKQTPKNIDEICDHISIQERKIDQMVWDFEDRKYARWAAKNLGAEIKVKITDDEKGACVAYGVVPGMKVYLDNYKGQVLFSKQKIVIKSSDIITKKIVGSLKY, encoded by the coding sequence TTGTTAAAAAAGATTTTTACAAAGATTGAAAAAGGTATAAATGACTTTTCAAATGAGGAACTAGCGCAATTAGAACCTTTTTTAAATGAAGAGATAATCATAAGAAAAGATAATAATATATTTGAAATAAATTCTAAATACAAAATTGCTACAGTAAAAATCAATAAAAATACTGCAACTTTAAAAGACTTATCAAATGAATACAAAGATATAAGAATAGATTTTGAAAATCTAGAAGGTGCATATGATAATGATTTAGTATTAGCAAAAAGAGTTTTTAATCCAAGAAGTAGAACAAAAGCAAAAATTATAAGAATCCTAGAAGGAACTAGAAAAGAGGTTTTAGTATATAAAAGAGACAATAAGTTTTATACTATAAAAGAGAATATTGAACTTCAAATAAAAAAAGAGCTTGAAGCAAATGAGAATGATGTTTTATTAATAGATGACAAAAAGTTTGAAATTATAAAAAATCTAGGAAATATACGTGATGCAAAAATAGATGAACAAATATCATTACATCTATACAATGAAGAGTTTAGATTACAAAAGCCATTAAATGTAGAAGCAAAAATGGATGATACAAATGAGAGAGTTGATTTAACACATTTAGCTTTTACTACAATTGACCCTGCAAGTGCAAAAGACCATGATGATGCAATCTATTATGATGAAGAAGGAGAAATCCTTTATGTAGCTATTGCTGATGTTTCTTATTTTGTAAAAGAGGGTAGTGAGCTTGATAAATTAGCCTTTCAAAAAAGTACATCTGCTTATTTACCTGGAAAAGTTTTACCAATGCTTCCAAATGAGCTTAGTGAGGATATGTGTTCATTAAAAGAAGGCGTAGAAAGATACTCTTATGTATTTAAAATCTATTTAGATATAGAAAATAAAGCAATATTAAAATCAGAAGTATTTGAAGCAATCATAAAATCAAGAAGAAAATTCTCATATGGAAGAATTGACAGAATCTTAGATGGTAAGTTTGATACTTTCACAGAAGAAGAGAAAGCTATTTTTGATACTTTAGTCTCTTTATATGAGGTTACAAAATCTTTTAGACATGAAAGACTAAAAAAAGGTTATGACTTTAGAAGTGTAGAGTATAGATTAAAGTTAAATAGACAAAGCGAGTTAGAAGGTATTGATATTGAAACTTCTTCACCTTCTCACCAGTTAGTTGAAGAGTGTATGCTTTTAGCAAATATTGAAGCAAGTAAAAAAGTAAACTCTGTTGGGATTTTTAGAATACATGAAGAACCAGCATTTAAAGCAATATCAAAACTAGTTGATGATGTAAATGCCTTAGGAATAAAAGCAAAATTACAAAATGATGTTCATGATACAATTACTCATATTCAAAAGAAAGCCAAACATTCAGTAATCAAAGATGAAATTGATGAACTAATTATTCATGCTCAAACACAAGCTAAGTACTCTTCTAAAAACTTAGGACACTTTGGTTTAGGTTTCTCTTCTTATTCACACTTTACAAGTCCAATTAGAAGATACTCAGATTTAGTTTTACACCGTATGTTAAAAACAAAACAAACACCTAAAAATATTGATGAAATATGTGACCATATCTCTATTCAAGAAAGAAAGATAGATCAAATGGTTTGGGACTTTGAAGATAGAAAATATGCAAGATGGGCTGCAAAAAATCTTGGTGCAGAAATAAAAGTAAAAATAACTGATGATGAAAAAGGAGCTTGTGTTGCTTATGGAGTAGTTCCTGGTATGAAAGTCTATTTAGATAACTATAAAGGGCAAGTGCTATTCTCTAAGCAAAAGATAGTAATAAAATCAAGTGATATAATTACTAAAAAAATTGTGGGGTCACTAAAATACTAA
- a CDS encoding substrate-binding domain-containing protein yields the protein MFFKIIISLTLLLSTSLMANSSKPTLIFYCGITMVKPIKEMAKIIEDKYNCTIKISQGGSKDLYDSLKYSKVGDLFLPGSNSYRTNNLKDGYLLEAVEIGYNKAAIFVRKDKNKGNIDLEDFIKTSLSSILCNPKSGSIGRETKKIFENYKGEDFFYDAYDNSVEIGTDSRNLNRALIDKRADITINWRSTAFWQENNKHIDIIEIDEKFAKKEQLKISLLKFSQNKVIAKAFMEFAASKEGQKIMKKYGFL from the coding sequence ATGTTTTTTAAAATAATTATTTCTCTTACTCTATTATTAAGTACTTCACTTATGGCAAATAGTAGCAAACCTACACTTATATTCTATTGTGGAATTACAATGGTTAAACCTATCAAAGAGATGGCTAAAATTATTGAAGATAAATATAACTGTACTATTAAAATCTCTCAAGGTGGTTCAAAAGACCTTTATGACTCATTGAAGTACTCAAAAGTAGGTGATTTATTTCTTCCAGGAAGTAACTCATATAGAACAAATAATCTAAAAGATGGATACTTACTTGAAGCAGTTGAAATAGGCTATAACAAAGCAGCAATTTTTGTTAGAAAAGATAAAAACAAAGGAAATATTGATTTAGAAGATTTTATAAAAACGTCTTTATCTTCAATTTTATGTAATCCAAAATCAGGAAGCATAGGAAGAGAAACTAAAAAAATATTTGAAAACTACAAAGGCGAAGATTTTTTCTATGATGCCTATGACAATTCAGTTGAAATTGGAACAGATTCAAGAAATCTAAATAGAGCCTTAATAGATAAAAGAGCAGACATAACTATAAACTGGCGTTCAACAGCTTTTTGGCAAGAAAATAATAAACATATAGATATAATAGAGATAGATGAAAAGTTTGCTAAAAAAGAGCAACTTAAAATATCACTACTTAAATTTTCACAAAATAAAGTGATTGCAAAAGCCTTTATGGAGTTTGCAGCTTCAAAAGAAGGACAAAAGATTATGAAAAAGTATGGTTTTTTATAG
- a CDS encoding sensor histidine kinase → MFKNISYNLKNLILLLLVFVFGLIFLISLHLFFLNLIENLDKKTENLKAKMEIGELIVNDLHKIRSDFYELATSTTNVRGMKLINQRIENKVEEIEDSLSILENGGRLERTIRLNIVGHNDTKKIITYKKDDNNISLEVIDLSPKIIQFEEMLQTLNELLKKQFSLKRENNLEGFLKQNKTIKRFYKSTPAFFVRVTENANRLLYEGTIELKKLQDEIKKQKKQYTQLELLLILMIILTVLILGFLIAIQINKNTKNLQIQERSTRGILDAQKNIVVVSNGEYMIDANQALVDFFDGYNSFNDFKKEHICICDFFIDIKDDEYIVDKDYNGRMWFEYILDNPNKLHKVAMYKQKSLNYFTITATKKILDSQNFIVIVALNNITTEIQTQKKLKALNDNLENIVNDKTKELQDLNETLELRIKEEVEKNREKDKTLIQQGRFAALGEMIGNIAHQWRQPLSAISSTVSSMQLQRQLAIASDKDIDSSYESIMKYVQFLNQTIEDFRSFFRKDKEQIKFNIIEILNNSLSITSAVYKDNEIILTLDIKEEQLISKGFPNELSQVFLNILNNAKDVLKEKKFEKRHVYIKAYSTKINNVIEIFDSAGGIPAHAKDKVFDPYFTTKHKSQGTGIGLYMSKDIIEKHMNGSLTAINSDFFIEQYHYFGACFKIELPKL, encoded by the coding sequence TTGTTTAAAAACATCTCTTACAATCTTAAAAATTTAATCTTACTACTTTTAGTTTTTGTATTTGGACTAATTTTTCTTATTTCTTTACATCTATTTTTTCTAAATCTAATTGAGAACTTAGATAAGAAAACAGAGAATCTAAAAGCGAAGATGGAAATTGGGGAATTAATTGTAAATGACCTACATAAAATACGTTCTGACTTTTATGAATTAGCAACTTCTACTACAAATGTAAGAGGGATGAAACTTATAAATCAAAGAATTGAAAATAAAGTTGAAGAGATAGAAGATAGCCTAAGTATTTTAGAAAATGGGGGAAGATTAGAGCGAACCATTAGATTAAATATCGTAGGACATAATGATACAAAAAAGATAATTACTTATAAAAAAGATGACAATAATATCTCCCTTGAAGTAATTGATTTAAGCCCAAAAATTATTCAATTTGAAGAGATGCTTCAAACTTTAAATGAGCTTTTAAAAAAGCAGTTTTCCCTTAAAAGAGAGAATAACCTAGAAGGTTTTTTAAAACAAAACAAAACAATCAAAAGATTTTATAAAAGTACTCCCGCATTTTTTGTAAGGGTTACGGAAAATGCAAATAGACTTTTATATGAAGGAACTATTGAACTAAAGAAACTACAAGATGAAATTAAAAAGCAAAAGAAACAATATACACAACTAGAACTACTTTTAATTTTAATGATTATTTTGACAGTTTTAATTCTAGGGTTCTTAATTGCTATTCAAATAAATAAAAATACTAAAAATCTTCAAATACAAGAGCGTTCAACTAGAGGTATTTTAGATGCTCAAAAAAATATAGTTGTTGTAAGTAATGGCGAATATATGATTGATGCAAACCAAGCATTGGTTGACTTTTTTGATGGCTACAATAGTTTTAATGACTTTAAAAAAGAGCATATTTGTATTTGTGACTTTTTTATTGACATCAAAGATGATGAATATATAGTTGATAAAGATTATAATGGAAGAATGTGGTTTGAGTATATTCTTGATAATCCAAATAAACTGCATAAAGTTGCAATGTATAAACAAAAAAGTTTAAACTATTTTACAATCACAGCAACAAAAAAGATATTAGACTCTCAAAACTTTATTGTTATTGTTGCATTAAATAATATTACTACAGAAATTCAAACGCAAAAAAAGTTAAAAGCTTTAAATGACAACCTTGAAAATATAGTAAACGATAAAACAAAAGAACTTCAAGACCTAAATGAAACTCTTGAACTAAGAATCAAAGAAGAAGTTGAAAAAAATAGAGAAAAAGATAAAACTCTAATTCAACAAGGACGATTTGCAGCATTAGGTGAGATGATAGGAAATATTGCCCACCAATGGAGACAACCATTATCTGCGATTTCTTCAACTGTGTCGTCTATGCAACTGCAAAGACAATTAGCAATAGCAAGTGATAAAGATATTGATAGCTCCTATGAATCGATTATGAAGTATGTTCAATTTTTAAATCAAACAATTGAAGACTTTAGAAGCTTTTTTAGAAAAGACAAAGAACAAATAAAATTCAATATTATAGAGATTTTAAATAACTCTTTATCTATCACAAGTGCTGTATATAAAGACAATGAGATTATCCTAACATTGGATATAAAAGAAGAGCAACTAATCTCAAAAGGCTTTCCAAATGAGCTTTCACAAGTATTTTTAAATATATTAAATAATGCAAAAGATGTTCTAAAAGAGAAAAAATTTGAAAAAAGACATGTTTATATAAAAGCCTACAGTACAAAAATAAATAATGTTATTGAAATCTTTGATAGTGCAGGAGGAATTCCTGCCCATGCAAAAGATAAAGTCTTTGACCCTTACTTCACTACTAAACACAAATCACAAGGTACTGGTATCGGTCTTTATATGAGTAAAGATATTATTGAAAAACATATGAATGGTTCTTTAACAGCCATAAATTCAGACTTTTTCATTGAACAATATCATTATTTTGGTGCTTGCTTTAAAATAGAATTACCCAAACTTTAG
- the ilvC gene encoding ketol-acid reductoisomerase, with protein MALNVYYDKDCNIELIKSKKVAMIGFGSQGHAHAENLRDSGVEVIVGLRKNGSSWAKAEAKGFEVKTVAEATAASDVVVILLPDENQADIWENEIKDNLKEGAYVSFGHGFNIHYGRIAPAANINVMMVAPKAPGHTVRSEFTKGGGIPDLIAIHQDASGDTKDVALAYASAIGGGRTGIIETTFKDETETDLFGEQAVLCGGATALVQAGFETLTNAGYDPMMAYFECLHELKLIVDLMYEGGIADMRYSISNTAEYGDYIAGKRIINDESKQAMRELLTEIQDGRFAKDFILEGQAGYPRMNAERKNSRASLIEQTGSQLRSMMPWIASNKIVDQDKN; from the coding sequence ATGGCATTAAATGTTTACTACGATAAAGATTGTAATATTGAATTAATTAAATCAAAAAAAGTTGCAATGATTGGATTTGGATCACAAGGTCACGCGCACGCAGAAAACTTAAGAGACTCTGGTGTTGAAGTTATTGTTGGATTAAGAAAAAATGGTTCTTCATGGGCTAAAGCTGAAGCTAAAGGTTTTGAAGTTAAAACTGTTGCTGAAGCAACTGCAGCTTCAGACGTTGTTGTAATTTTATTACCAGACGAAAACCAAGCTGATATCTGGGAAAATGAAATCAAAGATAACTTAAAAGAAGGTGCTTACGTTTCATTTGGACACGGTTTCAACATTCACTATGGAAGAATTGCTCCAGCAGCTAACATCAATGTAATGATGGTTGCTCCAAAAGCTCCAGGTCATACTGTAAGATCTGAGTTTACTAAAGGTGGGGGAATTCCTGACTTAATCGCTATTCACCAAGATGCATCTGGTGACACTAAAGATGTAGCATTAGCATATGCTTCTGCAATCGGTGGTGGTAGAACTGGAATTATCGAAACTACTTTCAAAGATGAAACTGAAACTGATTTATTCGGTGAGCAAGCTGTATTATGTGGTGGAGCTACTGCATTAGTTCAAGCTGGTTTTGAAACATTAACTAACGCTGGATATGATCCAATGATGGCATACTTTGAGTGTTTACACGAATTAAAATTAATCGTTGACTTAATGTATGAAGGTGGTATTGCAGATATGAGATATTCTATTTCAAATACTGCTGAATACGGTGATTACATTGCTGGAAAAAGAATCATCAATGATGAGTCTAAACAAGCTATGAGAGAATTATTAACTGAAATTCAAGATGGAAGATTTGCTAAAGACTTTATCTTAGAAGGTCAAGCTGGATACCCAAGAATGAATGCTGAAAGAAAGAACTCAAGAGCTTCTTTAATTGAGCAAACTGGTTCTCAGTTAAGATCAATGATGCCATGGATTGCATCTAACAAAATCGTAGATCAAGACAAAAACTAA
- a CDS encoding divergent polysaccharide deacetylase family protein: protein MAKRKTKRKSTNTKHRKSQNINFKLINILLLIILALIIAIGILIYLIDNKKVEESKKDISKIEKKIKEDITKIQETSEDKLNKYVKNIEVKKDKFEEYTEDLYKEYIHEKTEDKTTNIIKEKKPDTKPKTEEITNIQTEEVSVFHKPLPIQTNKPKLAIVIDDVTTQYQINKINNIGYKTTMSILPPTSRNGSTIEMVNGLPFYMIHFPMEAKYFKGEEQGTLHIKDSYEKIEKRVAQIRDWYPNAQFTNNHTGSKFTQDTEAMDRLFKALTKYNFTFMDSRTTSKSKGKIMADKYNMPYIARNIFLDNEQEFNYIQNQLKKAISIAKKRGYAIAIGHPHDITIKVLRESKPLLKDLELIYVNQLPIL from the coding sequence ATGGCTAAAAGAAAAACTAAACGAAAATCTACTAACACAAAACATAGAAAATCACAAAATATTAATTTCAAACTAATTAATATACTACTATTAATAATCCTTGCCCTAATTATTGCAATTGGAATTTTAATCTATTTAATTGATAATAAAAAAGTAGAAGAATCTAAAAAAGATATTTCTAAAATTGAAAAGAAAATCAAAGAAGATATTACTAAAATACAAGAAACTAGTGAAGATAAATTAAATAAATACGTAAAAAATATTGAAGTAAAAAAAGACAAATTTGAAGAGTATACTGAAGACTTATATAAAGAGTATATACATGAAAAAACTGAAGACAAAACAACAAATATTATAAAAGAAAAAAAGCCAGACACAAAACCTAAAACAGAAGAAATAACAAATATTCAGACAGAAGAGGTATCTGTATTTCATAAACCACTTCCAATACAAACAAATAAACCTAAACTTGCAATTGTTATTGATGATGTTACAACACAATACCAAATCAATAAAATCAATAATATAGGCTATAAAACTACAATGTCAATCCTACCTCCTACATCAAGAAACGGAAGTACAATTGAGATGGTAAATGGTCTACCTTTTTATATGATTCACTTTCCTATGGAAGCAAAATATTTCAAAGGTGAAGAGCAAGGAACACTTCATATAAAAGACTCTTATGAAAAGATTGAAAAAAGAGTTGCTCAAATAAGAGATTGGTATCCAAATGCACAATTTACAAATAACCATACAGGTAGTAAATTTACTCAAGATACTGAAGCTATGGATAGACTATTTAAAGCTTTAACAAAATATAACTTTACTTTTATGGATAGTAGAACGACAAGTAAAAGTAAAGGTAAAATCATGGCAGATAAATATAATATGCCATATATTGCAAGAAATATTTTCTTAGACAATGAACAAGAATTTAACTATATACAAAACCAATTAAAAAAAGCAATATCAATTGCTAAAAAAAGAGGTTATGCTATTGCCATTGGTCACCCACACGATATCACTATAAAAGTCCTTAGAGAATCTAAACCTTTATTAAAAGATTTAGAACTTATTTATGTAAATCAACTTCCTATTTTATAA
- a CDS encoding DNA-processing protein DprA yields the protein MIEKINFHINELNSMKKYPKELFCIGNKNLLNKRKVSIVGSRKPNLYAQKMTHLLSQGFAQRDMVVVSGAAIGVDSIAHKAAKAENTIAVVANGLDIRYPAINKKLIEEIEQNGLMLSSYKKGEKARNYSFVQRNEIVVSLGEVLIVTYADEKSGTLSSINYALKMGKKVYTIPHRLDESIGTQKLLEKGLIEPIYCIETFLNSFCSIEKKDDELTNYLKTHPKYEDAISKYASKIFELELDGTIIVENGLVKPIF from the coding sequence ATGATAGAAAAAATTAATTTTCATATAAATGAATTAAACTCAATGAAAAAATATCCCAAGGAACTTTTTTGTATTGGGAACAAAAATCTTCTAAATAAAAGAAAGGTTTCTATAGTAGGAAGCAGAAAGCCAAATTTGTATGCTCAGAAAATGACACACCTTCTTTCACAAGGCTTCGCTCAAAGAGATATGGTAGTTGTAAGTGGCGCTGCTATTGGCGTTGATAGTATAGCTCATAAAGCAGCTAAGGCAGAAAATACAATTGCTGTAGTTGCAAATGGCTTAGATATAAGATATCCAGCTATTAATAAAAAACTTATTGAAGAGATTGAACAAAATGGTTTAATGCTTAGCTCTTATAAAAAAGGAGAGAAAGCTAGAAATTATAGTTTTGTACAAAGAAATGAAATAGTTGTGTCCCTTGGCGAAGTTTTAATAGTGACTTATGCAGATGAAAAAAGTGGTACATTAAGTTCAATAAACTATGCCCTTAAAATGGGTAAAAAGGTATATACTATTCCCCATAGGTTAGATGAAAGTATTGGAACACAAAAGCTTTTAGAAAAAGGTCTAATTGAACCAATTTATTGTATTGAAACATTTTTAAACTCTTTTTGCAGTATTGAGAAAAAAGATGATGAGCTTACAAACTATCTAAAAACTCATCCAAAATATGAAGATGCAATATCAAAGTATGCTAGTAAAATATTTGAGTTAGAACTTGATGGAACAATTATAGTTGAAAATGGACTTGTTAAGCCCATTTTTTAA